The Aureispira anguillae genome contains a region encoding:
- a CDS encoding TetR/AcrR family transcriptional regulator, with product MKRKDKILIQAQLQFNEQGISAVSLKAIAKAMKISYGNVTYHFANKAQLVGQLYANMLTEHQQISMAFGAQKNLLEAIILAPNDTFEISFRYRFLFIDFATIIRQYPDIHQQQQQLTATRMEALAPIFDLLKQQGYFRTEIPPSQIQHLMQISGAIRTFFFMHHYTEIEQTKNLEDIKRSYLLYVNQLLYPYLTPSGIQVYKEVLNLE from the coding sequence ATGAAACGAAAGGATAAAATCCTAATTCAAGCTCAATTACAATTTAATGAACAAGGAATTTCCGCTGTTTCTCTCAAAGCGATTGCCAAGGCAATGAAGATTAGTTATGGCAATGTTACCTATCATTTTGCCAACAAAGCACAGTTGGTCGGGCAATTATATGCCAATATGCTAACAGAGCATCAACAAATTTCTATGGCTTTTGGTGCGCAAAAAAACTTGCTTGAAGCCATTATTTTAGCTCCTAATGATACCTTTGAAATATCGTTTAGGTATCGCTTTCTCTTTATTGATTTTGCAACCATCATACGTCAATACCCTGACATACACCAGCAACAACAGCAACTAACTGCTACAAGAATGGAAGCATTAGCCCCCATTTTTGATTTGTTGAAACAACAAGGGTATTTTAGAACGGAAATCCCTCCATCACAGATTCAACACCTCATGCAAATCAGTGGTGCCATTAGAACCTTTTTCTTTATGCACCATTATACAGAAATTGAACAAACCAAAAACCTAGAGGACATCAAACGATCTTATCTACTGTATGTCAACCAATTGTTATACCCTTACTTAACACCAAGTGGCATTCAAGTTTACAAAGAAGTACTAAATTTGGAGTAA